ACTGAGTCTCTTGAAAAACTTCTTGCGAAGATTCAGGCATGGAACGGAGTGGTGAGCACGAGAACAAGTCTCGTCCTCTCGACATCGAAAGAATCGTTTTACATCAAAGCTGAGGCGGGAAGATGAGAAATTACGTGCTGTTCGAAGAACGATCATAAAAGCGGCAACCTACAATCCAATCATTCATTAACACACGGGGAAATCATGGCTAAAAAAGGTGCATCGGCAACCGCCAACGTCTTCAAGATGATCAAGGACAATGGCGTGCAAATGGTCGATTTCAAATTTGTGGATCTTCTCGGGGTATGGCAGCACGTGACAGTGCCTGTTCATCGGCTGGAAGAATCGTCGTTTCAGGAGGGATTCGGATTTGACGGCTCGTCCATCCGAGGCTTCAAAGCAATCAACGAGAGCGATATGTTGATGATGCCCGACCCGAGAACAGCCATCATCGATCCGTTTGTCCAGGTGAAGACGGTCAGTTTCATTTGTGAAATATTCGATCCGTTGACGAAAGAGCGATTCAGCCGTTGTGCCCGCGGCATTGCGCACAAGGCCGAACAGTATTTGCAGTCAACAGGCATCGCTGACACGGCATTCATGGGAGCCGAGGCCGAGTTCTTCATTTTTGATGATATACGCTTTGACACGCAAGGACACAGCAGCTACTACCATGTCGATTCCATCGAAGGACGCTGGAATTCGGGACGTGACGAAATGCCCAACCTTGGCTACAAGCCGCGCTACAAGGAAGGATATTATCCCGCTCCGCCTACAGATCACTTAATGGATCTGCGCAATGAAATGGTGTTGAACATGATGGGAGTGGGGCTTGATGTCGAAACGCAGCATCATGAGGTAGCCAGCGGCGGGCAAGCAGAGATTGATCTGAAGTTTGCCTCACTCTTGAAACATGCCGATGATATGATGCTGTTCAAATACATCATCAAGAATACGGCAGTTGCACGAGGCAAAACCGCTACATTCATGCCGAAGCCGATTTTTGGAGACAACGGTTCAGGAATGCACGTGCATCAAAGTTTGTGGAAGGGGGGCAAGCCGTTGTTCTACGGGAACGGTTATGCAAACCTGAGCGAAATGGCGTTGTACTATATCGGCGGATTATTGAAACATGCACCGGCATTGTGCGCGTTCACCAACCCGACGACGAATTCGTACAAGCGGCTTGTGCCGGGATTCGAAGCCCCCGTGAACCTTGCCTATTCACAGCGAAACCGGAGTGCTTCGGTTCGCATCCCGATGTACTCGTCAAGCCCGAAATCCAAGCGCATCGAGTTCCGGTGTCCTGATGCGTCGGGAAATCCATATCTGCAATTTGCTGCAATGTTGCTGGCCGGACTTGACGGCATTATCAACAAGATAGATCCGGGAGATCCGCTGGACAAAGATATCTATGACATGGCTCCGGAAGAATTGAAGAACGTGCCGTCAACACCCGGTTCGCTGGAACAGGCCATCAAGGCCCTTGAACGTGATCACGATTTTCTGCGTCGAGGGGATGTATTTACGCATGACGTTATCGAAACGTGGATTACGTACAAAATGGAGAAGGAAGTCAAGGCAATGGCTTTGCGGCCGCATCCATACGAGTTCGGGCTGTACTTCGATTGTTGATTGTACGGAAGAACTCGTTTGTTGAACTGCCGTCATGCATGCTGCATGCATGACGGTTTTTCTTTTCATGGAGTTCTACGGAGTATCGTCAACATAGAATACAGGGGAAAGATCGTTGATCTTGATGAGGGCGGAGCTGACGAAATCGAGAGTTGAAGCACCTTCGAGGAAATCACGAATCAACAGATGTTCCGCATGAACAAGAGCATCTTCTTCAAGTTCCGCAATGTGATTGTTCAGCGGCCGCCAGGAGGACTTAAGGGCATAGCCTTCACGCGCCCACATATCCATCTTAATCAAGTTCTTGATTCTGCCGGCCATCGCCAGGGCGTCCCTGCCATGGGCATTATCCGACAAGTCAATCGCTTTTATCTCGTATGTGCGGTAATTGCTCATCTGATGTGTTGTTTGCGCCATGTCGTGAATAT
The sequence above is a segment of the Bacteroidota bacterium genome. Coding sequences within it:
- the glnA gene encoding type I glutamate--ammonia ligase; this translates as MAKKGASATANVFKMIKDNGVQMVDFKFVDLLGVWQHVTVPVHRLEESSFQEGFGFDGSSIRGFKAINESDMLMMPDPRTAIIDPFVQVKTVSFICEIFDPLTKERFSRCARGIAHKAEQYLQSTGIADTAFMGAEAEFFIFDDIRFDTQGHSSYYHVDSIEGRWNSGRDEMPNLGYKPRYKEGYYPAPPTDHLMDLRNEMVLNMMGVGLDVETQHHEVASGGQAEIDLKFASLLKHADDMMLFKYIIKNTAVARGKTATFMPKPIFGDNGSGMHVHQSLWKGGKPLFYGNGYANLSEMALYYIGGLLKHAPALCAFTNPTTNSYKRLVPGFEAPVNLAYSQRNRSASVRIPMYSSSPKSKRIEFRCPDASGNPYLQFAAMLLAGLDGIINKIDPGDPLDKDIYDMAPEELKNVPSTPGSLEQAIKALERDHDFLRRGDVFTHDVIETWITYKMEKEVKAMALRPHPYEFGLYFDC